One genomic region from Actinocatenispora thailandica encodes:
- a CDS encoding sigma-70 family RNA polymerase sigma factor — MSTELMSRARAGDGEAFRDLTEPYRRELQVHCYRMLGSFHDAEDALQDTLLAAWRGFAGFEGRASLRTWLYRIATNRCLNARRAAGRRKPARWEIPNVEPPEPTRLGEVVWLEPFPDALLADPDAAPPGPEVRVEQAEAISLAFVTALQTLPPRQLAVLVLRDVLGFRAGEVAVMLDTTVDAVKSALKRARSGLRERQQAGAEPPPAAPTERALVARFVAAWESADLNALVGLLTDDVFMSMPPLPLEYQGRDVVGRFCGLLFRAGRRFELVPTRANGQPAFGAYLHGPDGTRHGTGLFVLGLAGDRICALTRFEKGVFPAFGLPRSLPPRRGLPPG; from the coding sequence GGCGACGGGGAGGCGTTCCGGGACCTGACCGAGCCGTACCGGCGGGAGCTGCAGGTGCACTGCTACCGGATGCTCGGCTCGTTCCACGACGCCGAGGATGCGCTGCAGGACACGCTGCTGGCCGCGTGGCGCGGGTTCGCCGGGTTCGAGGGCCGGGCCTCGCTGCGCACCTGGCTGTACCGGATCGCCACCAACCGGTGCCTGAACGCGCGCCGGGCCGCCGGCCGTCGCAAGCCGGCCCGCTGGGAGATCCCGAACGTCGAACCGCCCGAGCCGACCCGGCTCGGCGAGGTGGTCTGGCTGGAGCCGTTCCCGGACGCGCTGCTCGCCGACCCGGACGCGGCGCCGCCCGGCCCGGAGGTACGGGTCGAGCAGGCCGAGGCGATCTCGCTCGCGTTCGTGACCGCCCTGCAGACGTTGCCACCGCGGCAGCTCGCGGTCCTGGTCCTGCGCGACGTGCTCGGCTTCCGGGCGGGCGAGGTGGCGGTCATGCTCGACACGACCGTCGACGCGGTGAAGAGCGCCCTCAAGCGGGCCCGGTCCGGGCTGCGGGAGCGGCAGCAGGCGGGCGCGGAACCACCGCCGGCGGCGCCGACCGAACGCGCGCTGGTGGCGCGGTTCGTCGCCGCCTGGGAGTCGGCCGACCTGAATGCGCTGGTCGGACTGCTCACCGACGACGTGTTCATGTCGATGCCGCCGCTGCCCCTGGAGTACCAGGGTCGCGACGTGGTGGGCCGGTTCTGCGGCCTGCTGTTCCGGGCCGGCCGGCGGTTCGAGCTGGTACCGACCCGGGCCAACGGGCAGCCCGCGTTCGGCGCCTACCTGCACGGCCCGGACGGAACGCGGCACGGCACCGGGCTGTTCGTGCTCGGCCTCGCCGGCGACCGCATCTGCGCACTGACCCGCTTCGAGAAGGGTGTGTTCCCCGCGTTCGGGCTGCCACGGTCGCTGCCGCCGCGCCGCGGCCTGCCGCCCGGCTGA